The sequence GGACCCGCCCCGTGTTGCTGGCAGGAGGACTGCTGGCCGCGCTCGTCGGTGTGATCGCCTACCGGCAGATGGATTCGCGGCGCACCGAGCCGATCTTCGCCGACCTCCGCAACGTCATCCGTCGCCGCCCACACCGGGTGAACGGCGTGCTCATCGCGCTGGAGGGCACGACGGCGGCGGACACGGAGGCGCAAGCGGCCAGGCTCGCCGAGTGGCTCGGCAACGGGCCGCGTCCCGTGGTGCTGGCCGCCGATCCCGCACTCGACGACGAGCGGCTGACGTCCCTCATCTCGGGCGCTTCGCTCGGTGGCGCGAGGGCGAGGGCGCTGGCCGCCGCGGCTGTGCGTGCCGACATCGTCGAGCGAGACGTGCGGCCCGCGCTCGACAGCGGCGCGATCGTGGTGATGGAGCGATTCGTGGACACGCCGCTCGCGCACCTCTCGACAGTCGCGGAACTCGATGTCGCCGAGCTCGAAGGGCTCACAGACTGGGCGACGGGAAGGCTGCGCCCCGATCTCACGGTGCTGCTCGACGCCGAACCCGGTGAAGGTGAGGATCGATCGACGAACACCGCGGAGCACCATTGGCGGGTGCAGGAGATGCTGGCCGAGATGGCGGCTTCGGCCCCCGACCGGTACGTCGTCGTTGACGCGGAGGGCACCGAGGACGAGATCGCGGAGCGGGTGCGGACGTCGGTGTGGGGTGCGTTGTCGGGGAAGGTCGTGTTGCCGTCGATCACGCGAGAGGTGGCGCAACAGTGACGAATTCTGCCGCCCCGGCAGGCACCACCGGCCGGGTGTGGTCGCAGCTGGTGGGGCAGGAACAGGCCGTGGAGACGCTGGCTTCGGCTGCGGAGTCGGCGGCGGCGCTGGTGTCCGGCCGCACCGACGACCACGGTTCGATGACCCATGCGTGGCTGTTCACCGGCCCTCCCGGTTCGGGGCGGTCGGTGGCCGCGCGGGTTTTCGCGGCGGCGCTGCAATGCACGCTCGACGCCGGGTGCGGTGAGTGCCAGGGCTGCCGGACCACGCTCGCGGGCACGCACGCCGACGTGAAACTCGTGGTACCCGAGGGCCTTTCCATTTCCGTCGGCGAGATGCGCGCGCTCGTTCAAGCCGCCGCTCGCAGGCCGACGACGGGACGGTGGCAGGTTGTGATCATCGAGGATGCCGACCGGCTCACCGAGGGGGCGTCGAACGCGCTGTTGAAGGCGGTCGAGGAGCCTGCGGAGCGGACGGTGTTCCTGCTGTGTGCGCCGTCGGACCACCCTGACGACGTGAGTGTCACCATCCGGTCGCGGTGCAGACTGGTGAATCTTCGCACGCCGTCACCAGAGGCGATCGCGACCGTGCTCGTGGAGCGTGACGGCATCGACCCCGAGCGTGCGCGGTGGGCGGCCTCGGTGTGTGGCGGACACGTCGGGCGCGCTCGCAGACTGGCCACGGACGACAGCACAAGGGAGAGAAGAGCGGCCGTGCTCCGTATCCCGCTGGGGCTGCGGCGCGCCGACGACGTGTTCCGGTGCGCCGACGAGCTGATCAAAACGGCCGAGACCGACGCGACCGAGGAGAGCAGGGCCCGCGACGAGGTGGAGCAGGAAGCTCTGCGCACCGCGATGGGTTCCGGCGGCACAGGCAAGGGTGTCTCGGCGGCCAAGCGGGCCGCCGACGCCGCCGTCAGAGCGCTGGAGAAGCGCCAGAAGTCGCGGGCGACCAGAACCCAGCGCGACACGCTCGACCTCGCGCTCGTTGACCTGGCCGGCTTCTACCGCGACGCGCTGGTGCAGGCAGGTGGCTCGACAGCGGCCCTGACCCATCCCGACTTCGCCGAGCAGTCGGCCGAGGCGGCCAGGCTGTGGGGCCCGGTGTCCACGCTGCGCCGACTCGAAGCCGTGCTGGCCTGTCGCGATGCCATCGGCTGGAACGTCAAGCCCCGCATCGCCGTCGAGGCGATGCTGACGACGCTGCGCGAAGGCTGATCCCGCCCATGGGCGGTGTCCGTTTCCTGCACGCGTGTCCGGCGCACTTGCGCCCGGACACGCGTGCGGGAAGTGCGGACACGCGTGCGGGAAGTGCGGACACGCGTGCGGGAAGTGCGGACACGCGTGCGGGAAGTGCGGACACGCGTGCGGGAAGTGCGGACACGCGTGCGGGAAGTGCGGACACGCGTGCGGGAAGTGCGGACACGCGTGCGGGAAGTGCGGACACGCGTGCAGGGGCATCAGGTGCTTCTGGGGTGGGGTGACGGTCTCGTCCCCGCCGGGGCGCGGACCGGCCGGTTGGGTAGCGCCGCCACCAGGACGACGCCGGTCAGCAGCAACGCCGTCCCGGTCCAGAACAGGGGCACGGCCGAGTAGGCGGCGCTCGTGTGTGCGAGGGCGGCGGGCACGTCGGGCCGATCTGGCCTGCTGGGGTTGGCGGGTGGGGCAGGCTCGCGGGGAGCGGCCTGACCGGGCTCCTCGGGCTCGGAGCAATCCACGCCGCCCTCCGGTGCGTAGGCGTCGGCTGTCTGCTCGCCGAGCGACACCTGGACCAGCGCGGAGGGCAACGTCCGTGCCTGCTCCTCGGGCAGAAGATCCCGCAGGCGGTCCGTCGGCAGGACCCGCACGTCGAGCATGCGTGCCACCGCTGTCACCTGGTGCCCGGCGAACGGCTTCGTCACCGTCCGCGCGTTCTCGTCGATTTCGGCGATGCTCAATCTGAGCACACCGATGTCGAGCACCCGGTCCGCGGCCTCACCGGACAGCGTGGCCAGTGTGCCGTCGATCCGCTCCGCCGCGTCGCCGACCACCGGCGTGTCCGACAGGTCCTCGTAGCCGGGGAGGTCTTTCAGTTCCGGCAGTGGGAGGCCGATGGGGACGTCGGCGGTCGGGTTGGCCGCGTCCAGCCGGAACAGCGTCGTGCCGTTTCGTTCGACGGTCAGCACAGGCGCCGTGTACTCGACTGTCGAGGTCTCGGCCTCTCCTGTGGACACGACACGCAGGGTCGGCTGGCCTGCGACCCTGACGGTGAGGCCGAGCGGCGTTCCCTTCAGGATGTCGATCCTGCCTGCCTGAAGCGTCGAGACGGCTTCGACGGCCTTGCGGGTCGTCCTCCCTTCCCCGATGTCCACGAGCCGTACCACCGACCGGGTTGACAATGCCTTGTCCACGCTGACGAGGAAGCCTGCCCCTCCGGCGCCGGCACGCGAACCGGACAGCAGGCCGCCCAGGTTCGCCAGCGAACCGGGCAGCTCCTCCAGCGCGGCACCGAGTTCGCCACCCGCCTCCGCGATCCGGTTGGCGTCCGGCATCGTCGGGATCGCGTTGGCGAGGGAAAGGCTCGCCGCCGATGTCCCCGCGTCGGCGACGGTGCCGACACACGGGCCGACGGTCTCGCTCCACCTCGCGTGTGCCCTTCCCGCGAGCGCGCTCACGTTCACCAGCGGATTGTCGGGAGATTCCAGTCCGGTGGAGAGCGCCTTGTCGTTGTCGGGCAGCGCCGTCTGCACGACCGAGCCCGGCGCCTGAGGAGTGTGTCCCGCGACGGAAAGCCCGAAGGGCGCGGCCTCGGCTATCGACCGCTCGTAGGAAAGGTGTGATTCGCTGTCCGCTCTGGTGTAGGACAGGGCGAACCCGCCTTCCAGCGCCGATTGCCTCGGCAGGTTCTCGTCCCAGCCCGGCATGGTGGCTTCGGCCTTCACGGCCTCGGGCAGCAGGCGCAACACTCCTAGTGCGGTGCTCGCCTCCGCCATCACGCGGCCTTTCGGCTTCGTCTCCACCGAGATCGGTGGCTGGCCATCCTCCGCCGGTTCGGGTTCCGGAGTCGTGGGCACGGTCTGCGCGGCGGCCGGTGCGGCCAGCAGCGCGAGCAGCACGGCCGTGACGGGCAGCGCGAGGACGCGGGGACGGCTGTGGCTCTTCCTGCGCATGCGAGAAGTCCTCCCAGTAGCCACCGACCCGGCTGCGGTGCCGGTGTCGTGCCCGGATCAACGACGTCGGCCCCCTCGGGTGACGCCGGAAACGGGATCGCTATACTCGTTCGCAAGCCGGGTACGCCCGCGCGCCGCCTTAGCTCAGTCGGCCAGAGCGGCTCACTCGTAATGAGCAGGTCGGGGGTTCGATTCCCCCAGGCGGCTCCGGCAAGAGGCCCCCTCCCACGTGGAGGGGGCCTCTTCGCATTTCGATGATCGTCACGGCTGCCCGCCGGAGACTAGGGTGTCTCCATGCCGTTGTTCTCGTTCGAGGGCGTGAGCCCCACCGTGCATCCGGAAGCCTGGATCGCCCCCACAGCCACGCTGGTCGGCGACGTCGTCGTGGAGAAGGGAGCCTCGATCTGGTACGGCGCCGTGCTGCGGGGCGACTTCGGCCGGATCGTGGTGCGGGAGGGTGCCAACGTTCAGGACAACACGGTGGTGCATGTCAACGACGGGGTGTGCGAGATCGGGGCCAACGCCACCATCGGCCACTCGTGCATAGTCCACGACTGCGTCATCGGTGAGCAGGCGCTCGTGGGCAACGGGTCGATCGTGCTCGACAAGGCCGTGGTGGGCAGGCGGAGCCTCGTCGCGGCAGGCGCCACCATCACCCCCGGTACGCAGGTGCCGGACGAGATGATCGCGAAGGGCAGCCCGGCGAAGAGCTTCACCCCGCTCACGGACACGGCGAGGGCGTGGGTGGACCACAACGCCGAGGTCTACCGCGCTCTCGCCCGCAGGCACGCCGACGGCGTCACGGAGATCCGGTAAAAGACCTGGAGTCTCCAGCCACTGGAGACCATAGCGTCGCCGCTCGTGGCGACAAGCAAGGCGAAGAAGAAGTTCGAGACCACACTCCAGCTGCCTGCGGGCGAAGCACCGGTGCCGGACATCGGCAAGGCGCTCGGGCAGACCGGGGTCAACCTCGTCGAGGTCAAACGCGCTTACGACGCGGCGACGGCGGGTCAGCGGGGCGAAGTCGTCCCCGTCGTGATCACCGTGTTCGAGGACCGGTCGTTCTCGATGCGATACAAGACGCCGCCGACCTCGCACCTGATCCGTAAGGAACTGGGTGGCCCTGGCTCGGCAAGACCGGGACACGAGGCGGCTGGAGTGCTCAGCCGCGACGCGCTGAGAAGGGTCGCCGAGCGCAAACTCCCCGACCTGAACACCTCGGACGTCGAGGCTGCGATGCGGATCGTCGCGGGCACTGCCCGTTCGATGGGAGTGACCGTGGAGGGCTGAATCCGAGTCGGGCCCCGCCGCACGAAGCGACGGGGCCCGACTCCTGGTTCATGATCGGCGGCTCACTGCTCGCCTGCCTGCTCCTCCTTGTGAGCGGCCTCGCGCTCGTAGGAGCGCTGGATCTCAGCCTCGGCCTCGGCGCGGCTGGCCCACGAGGAACCCTCGACGCTCTTGGCGGGCTCAAGGTCCTTGTAGACCTGGAAGAAGTGCTCGATCTCCAGCTTGTGGAACTCGTTGAGGTGGTGGATGTCCCTCAGGTGCTCCATGCGTGGGTCGTCCGACGGCACGGCGAGAACCTTGTCGTCGGGGCCCTTCTCGTCGGTCATGCGGAACATGCCGATGGCCCTGCATCGGATCAGGCAGCCGGGGAACGTGGGCTCCTGCACGAGGACGAGAACGTCGAGCGGGTCACCGTCCCGGCCCAGCGTGTCGTCGATGAACCCGTAGTCGGCCGGATACTGCGTGGCCGTGAACAGGGTCCGGTCCAGCCGGATGCGCCCCGTCTTGTGGTCCACCTCGTACTTGTTGCGCTCCCCTTTGGGGATTTCGATCGTGACGTCGAACTCCACGCCGTCCTCGCTGCCTCGTCTCTGGCGCCGCTGCTCAACCGGGCGGCTCACACGTGATCACTTCGGTCTTCACTAGTGTGGACCACGCACGGGTAGGCGCGGCACGCATGGTGTCCAAATGTGACGTCTGCCCTCTTGACCGCGAGGAGGGGCTTTGCCTGGCACTGGAGATGGTTCGGGGCCGAGATGGCCGTCCGCCGACCATGATCCCGAAGACGCGCCGGACAATCTTGACTCCTCGTCGAGCCAGACGACAGACAAGGTGAGGATTCCCACGAACCCGGCGAACGATGCGTCGGGAGAGCCGGCGGTTCGGGGCCTCTTCACTCCACCACGGCACGCGGACGAACCGGAGCGGACCGGCCACCAGCCTGCCTGGCCGCAGGAGCCGCGACAGGCTCAGCACACTCCTGGATCGGAGCAGGAGCACACGCAGCGTCCTCCCCAACGACAGCAGGGGCAGGACCCGCAGCGTCAGGAACCGCAACCTCACAACCCGCAGCGCCATGGTCCGCAGAGCCCTCCCCAGCGTGCGAACCCGGATCTCCCCGACCAGCGGCACGAGCGGCACCAGTCCCAGCAGCCGCGGCAAGCGCAGTATCAGCAGGCGCGCGATCCCGGGCCGAGGCAACCGCCTGCCGGGTGGCCGCAGAGACAGCCGAACTCCGCGCCGCCACAGCCGAGACCGGGCAGCGTGCCGCCTGCGGGAAGGCAGGCGTGGCCGCAGCGGATCGAGCCGGGACAGCCGAACACGGGAGAGCAGCAGCCCGTCCACCCCGGTGCGCGGGCCGACACCGGCACTCAGCAGGCGGTTCGCGCGCCGGTCGGTGCCGCTGGACCTTCGGAGAGAACCTCGTCGAACGGGCAGCAGGGCGGCGGGCAGCACGTCGGCGGGGAACCGCAGAGGAGCGGGGCCGCGTACGGAGCGAACCCGGTGAGCCCGGCGCCTTCGGCGCATGCTCAGGGCTCCACGAGTGCCGAGGGCACAGGTCCGGCCGACCCCGCAGGCCCGCCCGATCCCACCGATCCGACCGGTCCCTCCGGCTCCTCTGATGCCACCGAGGGGAAGCCACGGCGGCGGCGCGTGCTGGTCGCGGTGTCGATCGCCGTCGTGTTGTTGCTCGTGGCAGGCGTCACGCTGGCTCTGCCACCCGTGTCGAACCGCCTCGGCCTGCCGTGGGCGCCCAACGCGCCGCAGGCGGACCCGCCGCGACCGCAGGAGGTCCGGCTTGCGCTGAGCGAGGCTTCGGCGTCTGGTGCCGCACCCACTCCTTCCGGGGTCGCCGCCGCGATCGGAGAACTCGCCACGGACCCCGACCTTGGCGAGCTCTCCGGCAGCGTGGTGGACCCCGCGACGGGACAGCAGCTGTGGGAGCGCGGCGGCACCACGACGGCCACCCCCGCGTCCACGACGAAGGTGCTCGTGAGCGCCGCCGCGCTGCTGGCGCTCGATCACGATATGCGGCTGCCGACCAGGGTGGTGCGAGGTTCCGAACCGGGAACCGTGGTGCTGGTGGGCGGTGGCGACGTCACGCTGTCGTCGCTGCCGAAGGGACAGGAGTCGATCTTCAAGGGTGCCGCGCACCTCGACGACCTCGTGGAACAGGTCGAAAAGGCCACGGGAGGAGACGTCAACAAGGTCGAACTCGACCTTTCCGCCTACACCGGTCCCGAGACGGGCGCCGGTTGGGCTCCGGAGGACGTGCCGTCTACCTTCATGGTCAAGGTGCAACCGGCCATGCTCGACGGCGGTCGTTCCGACCCGACGAACAAGAAGTCGATGGGGCACAGCGACCCCGCACAGCACCTGGCCCAGGAGTTCGCGGAGCGCATCGGCGCCGAGGTCGGCGGCACGACAACCGTGCCGGAGAACGCGGAGGTGCTCGGCGAGGTGTGGTCGGCCCCTGTCGATGAGCTGGTGCGATACGCGCTTGTGGAGTCCGACAACCTGTTGGGCGAGGTACTGGCGAGGCAGGTCGCCGTCGCGGAGGGCAAGGAAGCGTCCTTCGACGGCGGTGCCGAGGCCACGCTGGAGGTGTTGAAGCGCAACGGCATCGACGTCGATGGCGCTGTGCTGCACGACGGCAGTGGCCTTTCCCCACTTAACAAGGTGCGCCCTGCGACGTTGACCCAGGTGCTCTCGCTGGCGGCCTCACCCGACGAGGACGAGATCACGACGAGGCTGCGTCCCCTGCTCATCGGCCTTCCCGTCGCAGGCGGCAGCGGAACGCTGGCCGTGCGCTACGGCGAGGAGTCCTCCTCGGCAGGCCGAGGCTGGGTGCGAGGCAAGACGGGAACGCTGTCCGGTGTGCACACACTCGCCGGGGTCGTGCTCACCTCGGAGGGGCGTGTACTGACCTTCGCGCTGATGTCCACGGGACAGAACGACGACGCGGCGCGCGCCGCCCTCGACCGCATCACGAGCGCACTGCGTGGCTGTGGCTGCCACTGAGGACGGGTAGCGTCGAAGCCGAGGTAGGCGGCGAAAGGACGACACGTGAGCACCAGCAGCATCGGCAGCGCGACGTCGAGCGAGCCGAAGCGGCCGTCGTGAGGTCCGCGACCCCGCAGCGGGACCGGAAGCCGAGGCCGCTGATCGACTGGTCGGTGGCGGCCTCGACCGGTGCTTACCTGGTCAGGGGCGGTCCGGTGGTGGACCCCGCCGAGGCCGAGAGGGTCGTCACGGAGCTGCGCGACTTCACCGTGGAAGCCGAGCGGCATGTCAGGGCTCTCACCGGGCTCGGGGCAGGGCTGCCGCTGCCGCCGGGCGAGGTCGTCGATCGCCCCGGCTGGGTGCGGGCCGTCGCGTCGGGCCTCGATGAACTGACCAGCAGGGCGCTACGCGACGAGGGGCAGGGTGGCGTCCTCGCTCCGTTGCTGGCAGGCGGTGCCGGTGTGCAGACGGGCGCGGTGCTGGCCTTCCTCGGAACGAGGGTGCTCGGCCAGTACGACCCGTTCGGCGGTGACGACCACAGGGGACGGCTGCTGCTCGTCGCTCCCAACGTGGTGACCGCGCAGCGGGCCATGCGCGTGTCCGGCAGGGATTTCCGCATGTGGGTGTGCCTGCACGAGTGCACCCACCGGCTCCAGTTCACGGCCGTCGAGTGGCTGCGCGACCACTTCGCCGACGAGGTCGGCAGGCTGATCGGCGGTTTCACCGAGTCGGAAGGACTTCCCACGCTGCTGTCGCGGCTGCCCGCCAACGTGCGGCGACTGCGCGAGGCGCGTGGGACCGATTCCGTCGGGGTCGCCGAACTGGTGCAGACCCCAGAGCAGCGGATCGTGTTCGACCGCCTGCTGGCGTTGTCCACCCTGCTCGAAGGGCACGCCGACTACGTGATGGACGCGGTGGGGCCGAAGGTCGTGCCGAGCGTGGCCACGATCCGGCGGCGGTTCACCGCTCGCCGAGAGTCCGGCGGCCCGATCGACAGGCTGCTCCGTGGCCTGCTCGGCGTCGAGGCCAAGGTCCGTCAGTACGCGCTCGGTTCGGCGTTCACGCGCGAGGTGGTAGACGCGGTGGGGATGGACGGGTTCAACGCGGTCTGGACGTCGCCCGAGACGCTGCCGAGCAGAGCCGAGATCAAGGACCCGAAGGCATGGCTTCGCCGGATGCACTAGAGCACGTGCCACCGCGCAGGCGCCCACTCGACGCGGTGCTATCCGTGCGGAGGGCGGTGCGAAGTTTTCTCTCGGAACCGGAGCACGCCGCACACCTTCGCGCGGGCGAGCTGTACGTGGGGGTGTCGGGCGGTGCCGACTCGCTCGCGCTGGCCGAGGCGGCGGCCCACGTCGGGGGCAGGCTCGGGGTGCGGGTGTGCGCCCTCGTAGTGGACCACCAGCTCCAGGCTGGTTCGTCGGAGATCGCGCGGCGGGCGGCCGATGAGGCGCTGCGCCTCGGTGTGCACACGGCGAAGGTGCTTGCCGTGACAGTGGAAGGCCCCGGAGGCCCCGAGGCCGCCGCGCGAAGGGCGCGGTACGCGGCGCTGCGTGACAACGCGGCGGAAAGCGCGCTGGTGCTGCTTGGTCACACGCTCGACGACCAGGCCGAGACGGTGCTGCTCGGCCTCGGCAGAGGGTCGGGGCCGAGGTCGCTGGCCGGTATGCGCCCCTTCGAGGTGCCGTGGGCACGACCGCTGCTCGACACGCCCCGAGCCGTCACGAGGGCCGCCTGCCACGAACTCGGCGTGCACCCGTGGGACGACCCGCACAACACCGACCCCCGGTTCCGCAGGGTGAGGCTGCGCGAGGAGGTTCTTCCGCTGCTCGAAGACGTGCTGGCCGGTGGGGTGGCCGCGGCGCTCGCCAGGACGGCGCGGCAATTGCGTGAGGACTGTGACGCACTCGATTCGATCGCGGACGAGGTTCTCGCCGGTGCCCTCGACGGCGCGGGCCTGCGCGTGGAGGTGCTCGCCACGGTGCCGTCACCGGTGCGCAGGAGGGTGTTGCGAACCTGGCTGCTGCATGGCGGCGTTCGCGAGCTGACGGACGCGCACCTGCGGTCCGTCGATGAGCTCGTGGAGCGCTGGCGTGGCCAAGGCGGCGTTTTCCTACCCGGCGGTGTCGAGGCGCGAAGGGCGCATGGAAAGCTCGTTTTGAACCGTTGCCAACCCA comes from Saccharomonospora xinjiangensis XJ-54 and encodes:
- a CDS encoding DNA polymerase III subunit delta' encodes the protein MTNSAAPAGTTGRVWSQLVGQEQAVETLASAAESAAALVSGRTDDHGSMTHAWLFTGPPGSGRSVAARVFAAALQCTLDAGCGECQGCRTTLAGTHADVKLVVPEGLSISVGEMRALVQAAARRPTTGRWQVVIIEDADRLTEGASNALLKAVEEPAERTVFLLCAPSDHPDDVSVTIRSRCRLVNLRTPSPEAIATVLVERDGIDPERARWAASVCGGHVGRARRLATDDSTRERRAAVLRIPLGLRRADDVFRCADELIKTAETDATEESRARDEVEQEALRTAMGSGGTGKGVSAAKRAADAAVRALEKRQKSRATRTQRDTLDLALVDLAGFYRDALVQAGGSTAALTHPDFAEQSAEAARLWGPVSTLRRLEAVLACRDAIGWNVKPRIAVEAMLTTLREG
- a CDS encoding gamma carbonic anhydrase family protein; translation: MPLFSFEGVSPTVHPEAWIAPTATLVGDVVVEKGASIWYGAVLRGDFGRIVVREGANVQDNTVVHVNDGVCEIGANATIGHSCIVHDCVIGEQALVGNGSIVLDKAVVGRRSLVAAGATITPGTQVPDEMIAKGSPAKSFTPLTDTARAWVDHNAEVYRALARRHADGVTEIR
- a CDS encoding uL11 family ribosomal protein — protein: MATSKAKKKFETTLQLPAGEAPVPDIGKALGQTGVNLVEVKRAYDAATAGQRGEVVPVVITVFEDRSFSMRYKTPPTSHLIRKELGGPGSARPGHEAAGVLSRDALRRVAERKLPDLNTSDVEAAMRIVAGTARSMGVTVEG
- a CDS encoding inorganic diphosphatase, whose product is MEFDVTIEIPKGERNKYEVDHKTGRIRLDRTLFTATQYPADYGFIDDTLGRDGDPLDVLVLVQEPTFPGCLIRCRAIGMFRMTDEKGPDDKVLAVPSDDPRMEHLRDIHHLNEFHKLEIEHFFQVYKDLEPAKSVEGSSWASRAEAEAEIQRSYEREAAHKEEQAGEQ
- the dacB gene encoding D-alanyl-D-alanine carboxypeptidase/D-alanyl-D-alanine endopeptidase — encoded protein: MPPAGRQAWPQRIEPGQPNTGEQQPVHPGARADTGTQQAVRAPVGAAGPSERTSSNGQQGGGQHVGGEPQRSGAAYGANPVSPAPSAHAQGSTSAEGTGPADPAGPPDPTDPTGPSGSSDATEGKPRRRRVLVAVSIAVVLLLVAGVTLALPPVSNRLGLPWAPNAPQADPPRPQEVRLALSEASASGAAPTPSGVAAAIGELATDPDLGELSGSVVDPATGQQLWERGGTTTATPASTTKVLVSAAALLALDHDMRLPTRVVRGSEPGTVVLVGGGDVTLSSLPKGQESIFKGAAHLDDLVEQVEKATGGDVNKVELDLSAYTGPETGAGWAPEDVPSTFMVKVQPAMLDGGRSDPTNKKSMGHSDPAQHLAQEFAERIGAEVGGTTTVPENAEVLGEVWSAPVDELVRYALVESDNLLGEVLARQVAVAEGKEASFDGGAEATLEVLKRNGIDVDGAVLHDGSGLSPLNKVRPATLTQVLSLAASPDEDEITTRLRPLLIGLPVAGGSGTLAVRYGEESSSAGRGWVRGKTGTLSGVHTLAGVVLTSEGRVLTFALMSTGQNDDAARAALDRITSALRGCGCH
- a CDS encoding zinc-dependent metalloprotease codes for the protein MRSATPQRDRKPRPLIDWSVAASTGAYLVRGGPVVDPAEAERVVTELRDFTVEAERHVRALTGLGAGLPLPPGEVVDRPGWVRAVASGLDELTSRALRDEGQGGVLAPLLAGGAGVQTGAVLAFLGTRVLGQYDPFGGDDHRGRLLLVAPNVVTAQRAMRVSGRDFRMWVCLHECTHRLQFTAVEWLRDHFADEVGRLIGGFTESEGLPTLLSRLPANVRRLREARGTDSVGVAELVQTPEQRIVFDRLLALSTLLEGHADYVMDAVGPKVVPSVATIRRRFTARRESGGPIDRLLRGLLGVEAKVRQYALGSAFTREVVDAVGMDGFNAVWTSPETLPSRAEIKDPKAWLRRMH
- the tilS gene encoding tRNA lysidine(34) synthetase TilS — protein: MASPDALEHVPPRRRPLDAVLSVRRAVRSFLSEPEHAAHLRAGELYVGVSGGADSLALAEAAAHVGGRLGVRVCALVVDHQLQAGSSEIARRAADEALRLGVHTAKVLAVTVEGPGGPEAAARRARYAALRDNAAESALVLLGHTLDDQAETVLLGLGRGSGPRSLAGMRPFEVPWARPLLDTPRAVTRAACHELGVHPWDDPHNTDPRFRRVRLREEVLPLLEDVLAGGVAAALARTARQLREDCDALDSIADEVLAGALDGAGLRVEVLATVPSPVRRRVLRTWLLHGGVRELTDAHLRSVDELVERWRGQGGVFLPGGVEARRAHGKLVLNRCQPTTPGS